The following coding sequences lie in one Palaemon carinicauda isolate YSFRI2023 chromosome 7, ASM3689809v2, whole genome shotgun sequence genomic window:
- the LOC137643972 gene encoding uncharacterized protein → MSDKEALVRSRGGYKGVITKWVNKIDSAIAAGNVNTLSSIKDLIMKQMKIVHDLNEKILALTTEEDQMKEVEEQAEYEVVVGEHWYKLSNAITAISGSSFSGNPPPTHKTNVRLPKLDLPHFIGDVLEWNSFWELYNVAVHQRGDLELIQKFSYLQSLLTGDALKLISGFKLEAANYSQAISLLRTTYGKNDEIKRVLVRRLLEMESPSPDSEALQSFRANFECSIRSLESENLELNELYTILLHGKLPKSVSETVKRRSGDDWLVFDTFKKYLEEEIHNLRSFISTDVSKPGTLSTIYTFTVNQSQSVRPKSKGNVSRFSSQQTRKCALCEGEHWWTQCKTYASRDKKLSRLGFLRLCFVCASNKHFSVDCEKQIFGNGCRLKHHRVLCDKQQTSKPSKSTNKSANKRNNNGVQVGTLSVSDQGQKPKQRSILPTATIVLKGKGRHLVRLRGLLDTCADRTFIRKSALKDVQYRSKGTEKIALRGYLTSKPVNEYETVSVSIPYKGRLIIMDCIVVDELPEYTKKFNVKRNLKTLCKTKICLADKDFDLPVDKQAPIDMLVGVDNVYNILHPGFREAGKLIFLHTIFGYVATGSCNAPPIQETQVTVLKLATNEEVIEATHKLDSDIRNDLDILWNLDKVGIDCNELKEHDRKVLEDFESTIVYSVMEKQYVVALPWKSNKSRLPSNFGMALGRVKQQCAKFQKDEAYLNHYQKILKDQEDRGFIERVDKNNVVEDCHYLAHHSVQKDSATTPIRIVFDCSWRQGKNGLSLNDCLWTGPHITTDLLKVLLQFRTNNYACISDIEKAFLIVQLREEDCNYTRFLWLQDPTDPNSELIIYRFRVVLFGATCSPFLLNATIKSHLAAVRKDTSCTEMVDMMRRGLYVDNLQFTSNNEEELINLFFGANKIFAQAHLYLKEWTSNSDLLNTIAGAYRIKSEEKQTYKVLGLNWNISNDKLTIKPNHLKTGQTKHEIF, encoded by the coding sequence ATGTCTGATAAAGAAGCTTTGGTGAGGTCACGAGGTGGTTACAAGGGCGTAATCACCAAATGGGTAAATAAGATAGACTCTGCTATTGCTGCAGGTaatgtcaatacattgtcttcaaTTAAGGATTTAATTATGAAGCAAATGAAGATTGTGCACGACttgaatgaaaagatattagccTTAACCACTGAAGAAGATCAAATGAAAGAAGTGGAAGAGCAAGCAGAATATGAAGTAGTAGTTGGTGAACATTGGTATAAGTTGAGCAATGCCATCACAGCGATATCAGGAAGTAGTTTTTCTGGAAATCCTCCACCCACACATAAGACTAATGTTAGATTACCTAAATTGGATCTCCCACATTTCATTGGAGATGTGTTGGAGTGGAATTCCTTTTGGGAATTGTACAATGTGGCGGTACACCAGCGAGGGGATTTAGAACTGATTCAGAAATTCTCATATCTGCAAAGTTTGCTCACAGGAGATGCTCTAAAACTGATTTCAGGATTTAAGTTGGAAGCTGCGAATTATTCACAAGCTATATCTCTCCTTAGAACCACATATGGGAAAAATGATGAGATCAAACGAGTTCTAGTAAGAAGATTACTAGAAATGGAgtctccatctcctgattcagaagcATTGCAATCATTCAGAGCAAATTTTGAATGTTCGATCAGATCATTAGAAAGTGAAAACCTGGAGTTGAATGAGCTCTACACTATTTTGCTTCATGGTAAGTTGcctaagagtgttagtgaaactgTAAAACGCAGAAGTGGGGATGATTGGCTTGTATttgatacatttaagaaatatctggAAGAAGAAATTCACAATCTAAGATCTTTCATCTCGACAGATGTAAGTAAACCTGGAACTTTATCAACAATATATACGTTTACAGTTAATCAATCACAATCTGTTAGACCTAAGAGCAAAGGAAATGTGAGTAGATTTAGTTCTCAACAAACAAGAAAATGTGCATTGTGTGAAGGGGAACACTGGTGGACACAGTGTAAAACTTATGCCAGTAGGGATAAGAAACTGAGTCGTCTCGGGTTTTTAcgattatgttttgtgtgtgcatcgAATAAACATTTTAGTGTAGATTGTGAAAAACAAATTTTTGGAAACGGATGCAGATTAAAACATCATCGTGTATTATGTGATAAACAACAAACCAGCAAACCaagtaaatcaacaaataaatcagCAAATAAACGTAATAATAATGGTGTGCAGGTTGGAACACTTTCCGTAAGTGATCAGGGTCAGAAACCCAAGCAGAGGTCAATTTTACCAACAGCCACAATTGTGTTAAAAGGTAAAGGAAGACATTTGGTACGCCTTCGTGGATTATTGGACACTTGTGCAGACCGAACCTTTATCAGGAAGTCAGCACTTAAGGACGTACAGTATAGATCTAAAGGCACGGAAAAAATTGCCTTAAGGGGTTATTTGACAAGCAAACCTGTGAATGAGTATGAGACGGTTAGTGTTTCCATACCTTATAAGGGTAGATTGATTATTATGGATTGTATTGTGGTAGATGAGTTACCAGAGTATACTAAGAAATTCAACGTTAAACGAAATTTGAAAACATTGtgtaaaaccaaaatttgtctagcgGACAAGGATTTCGATCTGCCTGTGGACAAACAAGCACCCATTGATATGTTGGTAGGCGTTGATAATGTCTATAACATATTACACCCCGGATTCAGAGAGGCTGGAAAATTGATATTCTTACATACCATATTTGGATATGTTGCGACAGGGTCCTGTAATGCCCCTCCAATACAGGAAACCCAGGTAACTGTGTTAAAGCTAGCAACTAACGAGGaagtaattgaagctactcataaacTTGATAGTGATATAAGgaatgatttggatattttgtggaatttagatAAAGTAGGTATTGACTGCAATGAATTGAAAGAACATGATCGAAAGGTTCTTGAAGACTTTGAAAGTACCATTGTATATTCTGTAATGGAGAAGCAATATGTTGTGGCCTTACCATGGAAGTCTAATAAGTCGAGGCTTCCATCCAATTTTGGCATGGCGTTGGGCCGGGTTAAGCAACAGTGTGCAAAATTTCAGAAGGATGAAGCCTACCTGAACCACTATCAGAAAATCCTGAAGGATCAGGAGGATAGGGGGTTTATTGAAAGGGTAGATAAAAACAATGTGGTTGAAGATTGTCATTATCTAGCACATCATAGTGTACAGAAAGATAGTGCCACCACTCCAATCAGAATAGTTTTTGACTGTTCCTggagacaaggtaaaaatggattgagcCTTAACGACTGTCTGTGGACTGGACCACATATTACGACAGATTTGCTCAAGGTCTTATTGCAGTTCAGAACTAACAACTACGCCTGTATTAGTGATATAGAAAAAGCATTTCTTATAGTACAATTGAGAGAAGAAGACTGCAATTACACACGGTTTTTATGGTTGCAAGACCCAACGGATCCAAATAGCGAATTAATTATATATAGGTTTAGGGTGGTATTGTTTGGGGCTACGTGTTCTCCGTTTCTGTTGAATGCCACTATTAAATCACATCTGGCAGCTGTAAGAAAGGATACGAGTTGTACTGAAATGGTGGATATGATGAGAAGGGGATTATATGTGGACAACCTTCAATTTACCTCCAATAATGAAGAAGaattaataaacttattttttggcgcaaacaaaatatttgcacagGCGCACTTATATTTAAAGGAATGGACTAGTAATAGTGATCTTTTGAATACTATTGCGGGTGCTTATCGTATAAAATCAGAAGAGAAGCAAACCTATAAAGTCTTAGGCCTAAATTGGAACATATCTaatgataaattaacaataaaacctaATCACCTTAAGACCGGTCAAACAAAACATGAAATATTCTAA